The Verrucomicrobiia bacterium genomic interval TGGGCCACGATCCAGCGGCAGGGCGCGCTGACGTAGTAGCCCCCGGAGGCCGCCAGGGATCCCATGCTGGCGACCACGGGACGTTGATGGCGGTCCTGGAACTGGCGGATGGAATCATGGATCTCGTCACTCGCGAGCACCTCGCCCCCCGGGGAATCCACCCGGAGCACCACCGCCTTCACTGCGGGATCGCTGGCGATGCGGTCGAACTGGTCCCGGACCAGGTCAACCATTCCGGCACTGCCGCGCAGCGGGCCGCCGATGATTCCTTGGATTTCGATGAGGGCGATCTTCTCCCCGGCTCCGCCGTGCTCCACGATCTCCTCGATGAGAGCGGAAGCACCGGCCCGTCCGTCGGGAGTCGCACGCCGCGAGCCCCCTGGGTCCAGGGCGAGGCTGAGCATCAGGATGCCAAGGAGGACCAGTCCGCCGCCCGTCACCGCGGCCCAGACCCACCAGCGGACCCGTCCCCTTGGACGGCGTCGTGGCAGATCCAGCAACGGGGGGACGGGATATTGGGGAGGGCGCGGGCTCTCTGACATTTCAGCGACGTTAGGGAGCCCGTTCCCCGGTGCAAGCGGGGTTCCCGGCGCTCTGCCATGCCACGACGAGGCTTGCGGCAGCCCGGGAGATGCCTTTCCAATCGCGGGCGCGGATCTTGTCGGCCGCCAGAAGGGAGCCCCCCACCCCCACAGCGACACAGCCGGCCGCGCGATAGGCGGCCACGTTGGCGACGCCGATCCCGCCGGTGGGCATGAGTTGAAGGTGTGGCAAGGGAGCGAGGAGGGAGCGGATGAATCCCGGGCCGAGGGATTCCGCAGGGAACAATTTCACGAAGTCGGCGCCTGCCTCGTGTCCCAATTGGGCCTCGGTGGCAGTTCCCGCCCCGAGCGCGATGGGGCAGCCGGCGGCATGCGCAAGCGGCACCAGCGTCGGACGCAGGACAGGGCAAATCAGAAACGAGGCGCCAGCTCCCAGGGCCGTCATGCAATCCTCCCTGGACAGCAGGGTGCCGGCCCCGACGAGCACCTGGTCCCCGAGGTGGTCACGGGTCCGACGGATGGCACCGGCGAATCCCGGGGTGGAGGTGGTGATTTCCACGATGGAAATCCCTCCGGCGGCGAGGGCGGCTGCGAGGTCGGGAACCACGGAGGAATCCGGCGCCCGGATCACCGCGACCAGGCCCGCGTCTGTGATCCGGCGATGGACCGAACTGCGGAGCGATTCCACCGGGGAGCGCGGGAATTCGGAAGGAGGTGCAGGGGGAGGGTTCACGGGTCTTGGCGCCTTCAAGGCGGGCCCGGAGGATCGTTGCCGCCGCTGTCGGCGCGGGCAAGCACTGGCCTCGGGCAATGACCTCGCGACGCTTCGTCGAGGCTTCCACCCGTCGGGATTTGCTTTGCGGGCCCCGGGAGGTCTGCGTATCAAGGCGCCCGGTCATGAAATTTTCGCTGTCCCTCTTCGCGATTGGCACCGCCGTCGTGGTTTCCGGCTGTGTCCATCACACGGCAAAACCCTCCGAGACCTCAACGACGTCCAAGGCGTCGGGTCCGCCCCTGACCGCCCCCGGGACCCGCCTCGGAACCACCGATGCGGAGGGCTACACCTTCATTTTTGACGGCACTTGGGACGGCTGGCGGGTGAGTGAAAACCCCAAAGCCTGGAAGATCGTCAATGGAGCCTTCCTCGCCAACGGCGACCGCAGTCACAACTACTACGTGGGCCCGTTGCAGCCGTTCAAGGACTTTGAGGTGCGCCTCGACGTGATGACCGCGCCGGGCGCCAACGGGGGCGTATACGTCCACACCAAATTCCAGGATGCCGGATGGCCCTGGGGCGGCTATGAGATTCAGGTCAACAATTCCCAAAGCGACTGGCGCCGGACCGGGAGTGTCTACGCAGTGAAGGACGTTCGCGAAACACCGGCGCGTGACAACGAGTGGTGGGACTACCGCATCCGGGTCCAGGGCGACACGATTCAGGTGTTCGTGGACGGCAAACTGGTCAATGAGTTCCAGGAGGAAGCGGGTCGCGAGATCGGCAAGGACTTTGAACGCAAGCTCAATGCCGGCACCATCGCCCTCCAGGCGCACGATCCCGGCAGTTTCGTCTACTACAAGAACATCCGCGTGAAAAAGCTGGATTAGGCTGCCGGTCGCACCGGCCTGCACCACGTCCGGCGGTCCCCGATCCTCCCTGCATTCCATGTCCCTGCTCGACTCACTGAAGAAGTACACGGTGGTGGTTGCCGATACCGGCGACATTGACGCCATCGCGCGGACGCATCCGCAGGATGCGACCACCAATCCCTCGCTGATCCTCGGTGCGGCGCAGATGCCGCAATACCGCGATCTGGTGGACCAGGCGGTCGCGTTCGCGCAAGGGGTGTCCGGGGACGCGGAGTCCCGGCTGGTGGCGATGATGGACCGGTTGTTCGTGCTGTTCGGGATTGAGATCCTGAAGCATGTGCCCGGCCGGGTCTCCACGGAGGTGGATGCCCGGTTCAGCTTTGACCGAGAGGCCAGCCTCGCCAAGGCCCGGTCATTGATTGCGATGTATGAGGAGGCGGGCATCTCCCGGGAGCGCGTGCTGATCAAGCTCGGCAGCACCTGGGAGGGCATTCGTGCCGCGGAGGCGTTGGAGACCGAGGGGATCCATTGCAATCTGACGCTGCTGTTCAGCTTCGCGCAGGCCGTCGCCTGTGCGGAGGCGCGCGTGACCCTGATTTCGCCGTTCGTCGGCCGCATCTACGACTACTACCGCAAGGAGAGCGGTGCCGAGATCTCCCCCGATGCCGATCCCGGTGTCGCGTCCGTCACTGCCATCTACAATTATTTCAAGAAGTTCGGATACCGGACCCAGGTGATGGGTGCGAGCTTCCGGCGGATTGAGCAGATCACGCGGCTGGCGGGCTGCGACCTGCTGACGATCAGTCCGGACCTGATTGACCGGCTGGCGGCCAGCGAGGGGGAGCTCACCCCGGCGTTGACCCCGGAGGCGGCGCAGAAGAGCCCGGGTGAAAAACTGGCGCTCGACGAAAAGACGTTCCGCTGGATGCACAACGAGGACGCCATGGCCACCGACAAGCTTGCGGAGGGCATCCGCCGGTTCAACGCCGACGCGAGAAAGCTGGAGGCCTACGTGCGGAAGCATTTCTCCCTTTGATCGAATCCCGGCTGTTGACGGCTCCGACCGGGCGCTGGCATCCGCGATGGCCCTCGGGGCGCCCCCGGATCGTGTGCTGCGAATCTACGGGGGGGGTGAACCGGAGCCCCTTGCCGGTTCGGATCGTCCCCGGCATGGTTCTCCATGGCGGGGGGCGTCGGCCATTCAAGCAGGAGGTCAAGTGTTCGGGGGAGTCGGACGGGATTCTCCCTCGTTGAACTCCTGGTCGTCGTTGCCGTCGTCGCGGTTCTGGCCGGGTTGCTGCTCCCGGTGCTGGGGAGATCCCGTCAGCGGGCGCAGGGCATCCAGTGCATGAACCACCACCGGCAGCTCACCCTGGCCTGGCTCAATTACGCGTTGGACCATTCGGACCGGATCCCTGCGGCCAGTGCGTCCACGCGTGAAACGGAACTGGCCATGCCGGCCTGGGTGGATGGCTGGCTGGATTTGAATCCGGACAATCCGTCAAACTGGGATGTCACGCGCGACATTCATGTCAGCCCGATCTGGCCCTACTGCGGTGGCGCTGCCGCCATCTTTCGATGTCCGTCCGACGCGAGCCGGGTGACCCCGTCTTCGGGGCCGTGGCAGGGGCGCATCGTGCCGCGTGTCCGCAGCATGTCCATGAGCCTGTGGTTCGGTGGATTTGGCGGCGCGTTGTCGCTGTCAACCGGCGCCGTCAGTCCGCCGTGGCGCCTGTACCGCCGGCTTGGGGATCTGGTGGATCCGGGAGCCTCCATGACGGCGCTTTTTTGGGACCAGCGTGAGGACACCATCAATTACGGCAACTTCCTCATTGATATGACTGGGTGGCCGGATGCGCCGGAACAGGTGCGCTGGCAGGTGGATCTGCCGGGGGCCTATCATGGGCAGGCCGGGGGGCTTTCGTTTGCCGACGGCCATTCGGAGATCCGCCGCTGGGTGGACGGGCGCACGATGCCGCCCCTGCGGCGCGGCACAAGCTGGGTGGATGCCGATCATGCCCTGGAGCAACCCTACAATCGGGACATCCGGTGGCTTCAGGAGCGGGCCACCCGGCCGCTGCCTGCTACCGCGGGGCTGTAGGTTCCGGGTCGGAGCCGGAGGTCTGCCTCAGCGTTTCAAGGGCCTCTTTAAAGTCGGCGGGCAGCGGCGCGTGGAAATCGCACCACTTCCGACTGGCGGGGTGGACAAATCCGAGGGTGCGGGCGTGGAGCATCTGGCGCGGCGCCCGGTAGCCGGTCGCCTCGAGGAGCCGGACATTTGCCCGGTGTCCATACACGTGGTCGCCCACCAGGGGGAATCCGAGGTGTTGAAAATGGACCCGTACCTGGTGGGTGCGTCCGGTGTGGATCCGGGCTTCCACAAACGCCGCGCTCCGGAGTCGTTCCAGCAACCGGTAGGTGGTCCGGGAATCCCGGCCGTCGCCCTCGGTCAGCGTCATACGCTTCCGATCCACCGAATGCCGCGCGATCCGGCCCGAGATCAGGCCCGAGGGTGGATCCAGATCACCGCAAACCAGGCACTGGTACAGCTTTTCAACCCGGCGGGTGGCGAACTGGTCCTGGAGGTCCCGGTGGGTGACATCATGTTTCGCCACCACAAGGCATCCGGTGGTGTCCCGATCCAGCCGATGCACGATTCCCGGACGGATGACACCCCCGATGCCGCTGAGTTGCCCGTGGCAATGGTGCAACAGCGCGTTCACGAGAGTGCCGTCCTTGTGCCCGGCGGCCGGATGCATCACCAGGTCCGATGACTTGTTGATCACCAGCACATCGGCGTCTTCGTAAAGCACCTCCAGCGGGATGGCCTCCGGGAGCACCGTCGCCGGCGTGGGATCCGGCCATTCGACCTGCACCACATCCCCGGCTCGCGGGTGCTGTGCGGGCTTTGGGGGCCGCCCATTCACCCGGACGCAGCCCTGAGCCAGCAATCGCTGGATTTCGCCCCGGGAACTGTCGGCATACCGCTCGTGGAGAAAGCGGTCCAGCCGCACCCCGGGCAGCGAGGTGTCCACCGTGAAAACGTCGAGTTCGGGCATGATTCAGGGCCGCGGCGCCGTGACGGGTCGGGGGCGCCGCTGCAGCCAAAGGTACAAAAGGATACCGGCTGCAAGAATCAAGATGCT includes:
- a CDS encoding bifunctional 4-hydroxy-2-oxoglutarate aldolase/2-dehydro-3-deoxy-phosphogluconate aldolase, whose protein sequence is MESLRSSVHRRITDAGLVAVIRAPDSSVVPDLAAALAAGGISIVEITTSTPGFAGAIRRTRDHLGDQVLVGAGTLLSREDCMTALGAGASFLICPVLRPTLVPLAHAAGCPIALGAGTATEAQLGHEAGADFVKLFPAESLGPGFIRSLLAPLPHLQLMPTGGIGVANVAAYRAAGCVAVGVGGSLLAADKIRARDWKGISRAAASLVVAWQSAGNPACTGERAP
- a CDS encoding RluA family pseudouridine synthase; translation: MPELDVFTVDTSLPGVRLDRFLHERYADSSRGEIQRLLAQGCVRVNGRPPKPAQHPRAGDVVQVEWPDPTPATVLPEAIPLEVLYEDADVLVINKSSDLVMHPAAGHKDGTLVNALLHHCHGQLSGIGGVIRPGIVHRLDRDTTGCLVVAKHDVTHRDLQDQFATRRVEKLYQCLVCGDLDPPSGLISGRIARHSVDRKRMTLTEGDGRDSRTTYRLLERLRSAAFVEARIHTGRTHQVRVHFQHLGFPLVGDHVYGHRANVRLLEATGYRAPRQMLHARTLGFVHPASRKWCDFHAPLPADFKEALETLRQTSGSDPEPTAPR
- a CDS encoding prepilin-type N-terminal cleavage/methylation domain-containing protein; the encoded protein is MAGGVGHSSRRSSVRGSRTGFSLVELLVVVAVVAVLAGLLLPVLGRSRQRAQGIQCMNHHRQLTLAWLNYALDHSDRIPAASASTRETELAMPAWVDGWLDLNPDNPSNWDVTRDIHVSPIWPYCGGAAAIFRCPSDASRVTPSSGPWQGRIVPRVRSMSMSLWFGGFGGALSLSTGAVSPPWRLYRRLGDLVDPGASMTALFWDQREDTINYGNFLIDMTGWPDAPEQVRWQVDLPGAYHGQAGGLSFADGHSEIRRWVDGRTMPPLRRGTSWVDADHALEQPYNRDIRWLQERATRPLPATAGL
- the tal gene encoding transaldolase; amino-acid sequence: MSLLDSLKKYTVVVADTGDIDAIARTHPQDATTNPSLILGAAQMPQYRDLVDQAVAFAQGVSGDAESRLVAMMDRLFVLFGIEILKHVPGRVSTEVDARFSFDREASLAKARSLIAMYEEAGISRERVLIKLGSTWEGIRAAEALETEGIHCNLTLLFSFAQAVACAEARVTLISPFVGRIYDYYRKESGAEISPDADPGVASVTAIYNYFKKFGYRTQVMGASFRRIEQITRLAGCDLLTISPDLIDRLAASEGELTPALTPEAAQKSPGEKLALDEKTFRWMHNEDAMATDKLAEGIRRFNADARKLEAYVRKHFSL
- a CDS encoding DUF1080 domain-containing protein, which codes for MKFSLSLFAIGTAVVVSGCVHHTAKPSETSTTSKASGPPLTAPGTRLGTTDAEGYTFIFDGTWDGWRVSENPKAWKIVNGAFLANGDRSHNYYVGPLQPFKDFEVRLDVMTAPGANGGVYVHTKFQDAGWPWGGYEIQVNNSQSDWRRTGSVYAVKDVRETPARDNEWWDYRIRVQGDTIQVFVDGKLVNEFQEEAGREIGKDFERKLNAGTIALQAHDPGSFVYYKNIRVKKLD